Proteins encoded within one genomic window of Catenulispora sp. EB89:
- a CDS encoding carbohydrate ABC transporter permease — MTTHTERGRPARSRPSSARSVLSGLAPLAWIGPAIALIAFAVLWPVVKMVQSSTTHWSRYGVNLGSNGTDNYNKLFKEQDLNGVLERTGIWVVVVVTATMVISLGVAQLFNKKFPGRTVARWALIAPWAASVMMTSIIFKWMLYPGYGFINLILSDLGLVDRNSATADWLGHSTSGFIWEMGVAVFVSIPFASYTVIAGLQTVPAEVYEAAKVDGASKVRTYFSVTLPLLRPALLVATVINVMNVFNSFPIIWEMTHGGPGYDTATTTVFMWILKRQNIGESAALSVVNFALVIVIVFAFLKVSKWNSEVDA; from the coding sequence ATGACGACGCACACAGAGCGGGGCCGGCCAGCCCGGTCCCGCCCCTCCTCCGCCAGGTCGGTACTGTCCGGCCTGGCCCCGCTGGCCTGGATCGGCCCGGCGATCGCGCTGATCGCCTTCGCCGTGCTGTGGCCGGTGGTGAAGATGGTCCAGTCCTCGACCACGCACTGGTCGCGCTACGGCGTGAACCTGGGCTCCAACGGGACGGACAACTACAACAAGCTGTTCAAGGAACAGGACCTGAACGGTGTGCTGGAGCGCACCGGGATCTGGGTGGTGGTGGTCGTCACCGCCACGATGGTGATCTCGCTGGGCGTCGCGCAGCTGTTCAACAAGAAGTTCCCGGGACGCACCGTCGCGCGCTGGGCGCTCATCGCCCCGTGGGCGGCCTCGGTGATGATGACCTCGATCATCTTCAAGTGGATGCTCTACCCGGGCTACGGATTCATCAACCTGATCCTGAGCGACCTGGGCCTGGTGGACCGCAACAGCGCCACCGCGGACTGGCTGGGGCACTCCACCTCCGGGTTCATCTGGGAGATGGGCGTCGCGGTCTTCGTGTCGATCCCGTTCGCCAGCTACACCGTGATCGCCGGCCTGCAGACCGTCCCGGCCGAGGTCTACGAGGCGGCCAAGGTCGACGGCGCGTCCAAGGTGCGCACCTACTTCTCGGTCACGCTGCCGCTGCTGCGGCCGGCGCTGCTGGTGGCCACCGTCATCAACGTGATGAACGTGTTCAACAGCTTCCCGATCATCTGGGAGATGACGCACGGCGGACCGGGCTACGACACCGCGACCACCACGGTCTTCATGTGGATCCTCAAGCGCCAGAACATCGGCGAGTCCGCGGCCCTGTCGGTGGTGAACTTCGCGCTGGTGATCGTGATCGTCTTCGCCTTCCTGAAGGTGAGTAAGTGGAACAGTGAGGTCGACGCATGA
- a CDS encoding carbohydrate ABC transporter permease, protein MTAVTTSSPTARQDRVPGAPKPPRGLPGVRKIALIGGAYLIALIFITPYIEMFLTALRPVNETSDPTIIPKHLQWSNFTTVFSGDSSFGTNMRITLEVAGGATLLVLLVALPAAYYTARKKFRGRKTFLLLVLVTQMFQPTAMVVGIYGEMRDLGGINSVWALIVVDAGFNLAFAVWILSAYFAAIPVELEQAAMIDGATRLGAFRRVTIPLAMPGIVTALIFTFIAAWNEFIVALTLTTSPDKAPFSVAVDNYIGQYTVDYGHLFASTLIATIPVIVLFGLIERRVVDGLTAGSIK, encoded by the coding sequence ATGACCGCAGTCACGACCTCGTCGCCGACCGCGCGCCAGGACCGCGTGCCGGGCGCGCCGAAGCCGCCGCGCGGCCTGCCGGGCGTGCGCAAGATCGCGCTGATCGGCGGCGCGTACCTGATCGCGCTGATCTTCATCACCCCCTACATCGAGATGTTCCTGACCGCGCTGCGGCCGGTGAACGAGACCTCCGACCCGACGATCATCCCGAAGCACCTGCAGTGGTCGAACTTCACCACGGTGTTCTCCGGCGACTCCAGCTTCGGCACCAACATGCGCATCACGCTGGAGGTCGCCGGCGGCGCGACCCTGCTGGTGCTGCTGGTGGCGCTGCCGGCGGCGTACTACACGGCCCGCAAGAAGTTCCGCGGCCGTAAGACGTTCCTGCTGCTGGTGCTGGTCACGCAGATGTTCCAGCCCACCGCGATGGTGGTCGGCATCTACGGCGAGATGCGCGACCTGGGCGGCATCAACTCGGTCTGGGCCCTGATCGTCGTGGACGCGGGCTTCAACCTGGCGTTCGCGGTGTGGATCCTGTCGGCGTACTTCGCGGCCATCCCGGTCGAACTGGAGCAGGCCGCGATGATCGACGGGGCCACGCGCCTCGGCGCGTTCCGCCGGGTGACGATCCCGCTGGCGATGCCGGGGATCGTGACCGCGCTGATCTTCACGTTCATCGCGGCGTGGAACGAGTTCATCGTGGCCCTGACGCTGACGACGAGTCCGGACAAGGCTCCGTTCTCGGTGGCGGTGGACAACTACATCGGGCAGTACACCGTCGACTACGGGCACCTGTTCGCGAGCACGCTGATCGCGACGATCCCGGTGATCGTGCTGTTCGGGCTGATCGAGCGCAGGGTGGTCGACGGGCTGACCGCGGGGTCGATCAAGTAG
- a CDS encoding Crp/Fnr family transcriptional regulator, giving the protein MSGAPATSVTVAASAASAAFEQFAAFARRWAPGMTDAELEPARRFRVAEAAKGEYLARIGDSDSRSSFILRGLVRQVFVGPDGRERVNTFASDDALVCTYRALLTVEISDLAIQALEPTRYLAMPPGAIPDLIERHAGWRELTARLTEHKFITAELRNRTLLLDDAAERYRTFLDDFAAIAPRVPLSQVAAYIGVTPEALSRIRRRHPVTA; this is encoded by the coding sequence ATGTCTGGTGCGCCGGCCACGTCCGTCACAGTTGCCGCGTCTGCTGCGTCTGCCGCGTTCGAGCAGTTCGCCGCCTTCGCCCGGCGGTGGGCTCCGGGGATGACCGACGCCGAGCTGGAGCCGGCGCGGCGTTTCCGGGTGGCCGAAGCCGCCAAAGGCGAGTACCTGGCGCGGATCGGGGACTCGGACTCGCGGTCGAGCTTCATCCTGCGGGGGCTGGTGCGGCAGGTGTTCGTCGGCCCGGACGGGCGCGAGCGCGTCAACACGTTTGCCTCCGACGACGCGCTGGTGTGCACGTACCGCGCGCTGCTGACGGTCGAGATCTCCGACCTGGCCATCCAGGCCCTGGAACCGACGCGGTACCTGGCGATGCCCCCGGGCGCGATCCCGGACCTCATCGAACGCCACGCGGGCTGGCGCGAACTCACCGCGCGCCTGACGGAGCACAAGTTCATCACCGCGGAACTCCGCAACCGCACGCTGCTCCTCGACGACGCCGCCGAGCGCTACCGCACCTTCCTCGACGACTTCGCGGCGATCGCACCCCGCGTCCCCCTGTCCCAGGTCGCGGCCTACATCGGCGTGACACCCGAGGCGCTGAGCCGCATCCGCCGCAGGCATCCGGTCACCGCTTGA
- a CDS encoding NADP-dependent oxidoreductase produces the protein MTTMNAMAVHEFGPAENLIPTKLDLRDPAPGEVLIRIRAAAVNPADIGMREGRYAWPDPVRMPLVPGYDLAGVVEAGTDAFPPGTAVIGYTAHSQTQIGAYAEYTTLPERLVATAPTKLDWAEAAALPLAGLTAQTALHHLALAPGETLLVNRPGSAVGGFVVELARSRGIEVLTDVGDASGAAVDAALDVTGGATALAAFARVRDGGRYATVVPEFWIPGGQFTPARGIDPVTVFVNEAVGDLAELSRLAEAGTLTPRIAETLPLASAAEAHRRMQRGGALGKLVLLP, from the coding sequence ATGACGACGATGAACGCCATGGCAGTCCACGAATTCGGGCCCGCCGAGAACCTGATCCCAACGAAGCTCGACCTCCGCGACCCCGCCCCCGGCGAAGTCCTGATCCGCATCCGCGCCGCCGCCGTGAACCCCGCCGACATCGGCATGCGCGAAGGACGCTACGCCTGGCCCGACCCGGTGCGAATGCCCCTGGTACCCGGCTACGACCTGGCCGGCGTCGTGGAGGCCGGCACCGACGCCTTCCCACCGGGAACGGCCGTGATCGGCTACACGGCCCACTCCCAGACCCAGATCGGCGCCTACGCGGAGTACACAACTCTCCCGGAACGCCTCGTCGCAACGGCCCCCACGAAGCTGGACTGGGCCGAGGCCGCAGCACTGCCCCTGGCAGGACTGACGGCCCAGACCGCCTTGCACCACCTCGCACTGGCCCCGGGGGAGACCCTGCTGGTGAACCGCCCCGGCAGCGCAGTCGGCGGCTTCGTAGTGGAACTGGCGCGCTCGCGCGGCATCGAGGTGCTGACCGACGTCGGCGACGCCTCCGGCGCGGCGGTCGACGCAGCACTGGACGTGACCGGAGGCGCGACGGCACTCGCGGCTTTCGCCCGAGTCCGCGACGGCGGCCGCTACGCGACGGTCGTCCCCGAGTTCTGGATCCCCGGCGGCCAGTTCACCCCGGCGCGCGGAATCGACCCGGTGACAGTATTCGTGAACGAGGCAGTCGGCGACCTGGCAGAGCTCTCCCGCCTCGCGGAGGCTGGCACGCTCACGCCACGCATCGCGGAGACGCTGCCCCTGGCCTCGGCCGCAGAGGCACACCGACGGATGCAGCGGGGAGGGGCGCTGGGGAAGCTGGTGCTGCTGCCCTGA
- a CDS encoding acyl-ACP desaturase — MTVTDLPRQSARPTNAMSEAALLSELEQVVEENLNRHLSTAKEWFPHEYVPWSEGENFDGVMQGKPWSPDQSRIPDIARTSLVLNLMTEDNLPSYHRAIAVQFGQDGAWGTWVHRWTAEEGRHGIAIRDYLLTTRAVDPVALERERMTHMSNGYSQPDSYDAVHSVAYVSFQELATRIAHRNTGKVSGDPDCERLLARVAQDENLHMLFYRNLLSAAFELDPDQTMRAVTNVVQQFQMPGSGLQDFNRKSVMIAKAGIYDLRIHHDEVLMPILRQTRALERDDLGAEGEIARTELAEFMEGLDTAAARFCERREALLAKQAARREK, encoded by the coding sequence ATGACCGTCACCGACCTGCCCCGGCAGAGCGCCCGCCCGACGAACGCCATGTCAGAGGCGGCCCTGCTCAGCGAGCTGGAGCAGGTGGTGGAGGAGAACCTGAACCGCCACCTGTCCACCGCCAAGGAGTGGTTCCCGCACGAGTACGTCCCGTGGAGCGAGGGCGAGAACTTCGACGGCGTCATGCAGGGCAAGCCCTGGAGCCCGGACCAGTCCCGGATCCCGGACATCGCCCGCACCAGCCTGGTCCTGAACCTGATGACCGAGGACAACCTGCCCAGCTACCACCGCGCGATCGCGGTGCAGTTCGGCCAGGACGGCGCCTGGGGCACCTGGGTGCACCGCTGGACCGCCGAGGAGGGCCGGCACGGCATCGCGATCCGCGACTACCTGCTGACCACCCGCGCCGTCGACCCGGTGGCGCTGGAGCGCGAGCGCATGACGCACATGTCGAACGGCTACAGCCAGCCGGACAGCTACGACGCCGTGCACTCGGTGGCGTACGTGAGCTTCCAGGAGCTGGCGACCCGCATCGCGCACCGCAACACCGGCAAGGTGTCCGGCGACCCGGACTGCGAGCGCCTGCTGGCCCGCGTCGCCCAGGACGAGAACCTGCACATGCTCTTCTACCGCAACCTGCTCAGCGCGGCCTTCGAACTCGACCCGGACCAGACCATGCGCGCGGTGACGAACGTGGTCCAGCAGTTCCAGATGCCGGGCTCAGGCCTGCAGGACTTCAACCGCAAGTCAGTCATGATCGCCAAGGCCGGCATCTACGACCTGCGCATCCACCACGACGAGGTGCTGATGCCGATCCTGCGCCAGACCCGCGCCCTGGAGCGCGACGACCTCGGCGCGGAGGGCGAGATCGCCCGCACCGAGCTGGCGGAGTTCATGGAGGGCCTGGACACCGCCGCGGCGCGGTTCTGCGAGCGGCGCGAGGCGCTGCTGGCGAAGCAGGCGGCGCGGCGCGAGAAGTAG
- a CDS encoding acyl-CoA synthetase: MQFNLADLFESVVDKIPKKEALVVPGVRRWTYRELDREANRVAHFLLARGVGVGDHVGMHMYNGSEYVVAVLGCLKVRAVPININYRYVADELRYLYRDADLVAVVVDAEFGDRVREVAGDSPKLKTIVSVGGAIEDLPSVTYENAVREQSEERDGLLPHGERSADDLYIIYTGGTTGMPKGVMWRHEDIFYAGMAGGRPYGEPMKDPAEIADSIDPAAGQMATFPIAPLMHGAAQLATFISFNMGQKVVLNRKFDAHEVLRTVEQEKANVISMVGDAMGRPLAEALAGPLAGTDVSSLFVLSSAGAILSEAVREQLQAQLPNVLIRDNFGSTESGFNGDAAPGSGPAGGMRFTVNERTTVFLDEEHRPATPGDGRVGRVAQHGNVPLGYYNDPAKTAETFFEHDGRRWVLLGDMGTLEADGSVSVLGRGSQCINTGGEKVFPEEVEAVLKAHPGVFDAIVAGAPDERFGNRVAAVIQPRSDGDDAPTDGELEEFCRGRLSGYKVPRLLVRVSQIRRSPSGKPDYPWAKELVTEAARGEK, encoded by the coding sequence ATGCAGTTCAACCTCGCGGACCTGTTCGAGAGCGTCGTCGACAAGATCCCTAAGAAGGAAGCCCTGGTCGTCCCCGGCGTGCGGCGATGGACGTACCGGGAGTTGGACCGCGAGGCGAACCGGGTGGCGCACTTCCTGCTGGCGCGGGGGGTAGGCGTGGGCGACCACGTCGGGATGCACATGTACAACGGGTCGGAGTACGTGGTGGCGGTCCTGGGGTGCCTGAAGGTCCGCGCCGTGCCGATCAACATCAACTACCGCTATGTGGCCGACGAACTCCGTTACCTCTACAGGGACGCCGATCTGGTCGCCGTAGTAGTGGATGCGGAGTTCGGCGATCGGGTGCGCGAGGTCGCCGGCGACTCCCCGAAGCTCAAGACGATCGTCTCCGTCGGCGGCGCTATAGAGGATCTGCCCTCTGTCACTTATGAGAACGCTGTACGTGAGCAGTCCGAGGAGCGGGACGGACTACTCCCCCATGGAGAACGCTCTGCAGACGACCTCTACATCATCTATACCGGCGGGACCACAGGGATGCCCAAGGGCGTCATGTGGCGCCATGAGGACATCTTCTATGCGGGGATGGCAGGGGGACGCCCTTACGGCGAACCCATGAAGGATCCGGCCGAAATCGCCGACAGTATCGACCCTGCGGCGGGGCAGATGGCGACGTTCCCTATAGCGCCGCTCATGCACGGCGCCGCGCAGCTCGCCACCTTCATCAGCTTCAACATGGGCCAGAAGGTGGTCCTGAACCGGAAGTTCGACGCGCACGAGGTGCTGCGCACCGTCGAGCAGGAGAAGGCGAACGTCATCTCCATGGTCGGCGACGCCATGGGCCGTCCCCTCGCCGAGGCGCTGGCCGGGCCGCTGGCCGGGACCGACGTCAGCAGCCTGTTCGTGCTCAGCTCGGCCGGCGCGATCCTGTCCGAGGCAGTGCGCGAACAGCTCCAGGCGCAGCTGCCGAACGTGCTGATCCGCGACAACTTCGGCTCCACGGAGAGCGGCTTCAACGGCGACGCCGCGCCGGGCAGCGGTCCGGCCGGCGGGATGCGTTTCACCGTCAACGAGCGCACCACGGTGTTCCTGGACGAGGAGCACCGGCCGGCCACGCCGGGCGACGGCCGGGTCGGGCGGGTGGCGCAGCACGGGAACGTGCCGCTGGGGTACTACAACGACCCGGCGAAGACCGCCGAGACGTTCTTCGAGCACGACGGCCGCCGGTGGGTGCTGCTCGGGGACATGGGGACGCTGGAGGCGGACGGTTCCGTCTCGGTGCTCGGACGCGGGTCGCAGTGCATCAACACCGGCGGGGAGAAGGTGTTCCCCGAGGAGGTCGAGGCGGTGCTGAAGGCGCATCCGGGGGTCTTCGACGCGATCGTCGCCGGGGCACCGGACGAGCGGTTCGGGAACCGGGTGGCCGCCGTCATCCAGCCGCGTTCGGACGGCGACGACGCCCCGACGGACGGCGAGCTGGAGGAGTTCTGCCGTGGCAGACTTTCCGGTTACAAGGTGCCGCGCCTGCTGGTGCGGGTGTCGCAAATCCGCCGTTCCCCGAGCGGCAAACCCGACTACCCTTGGGCGAAAGAGCTGGTCACCGAAGCGGCCCGCGGCGAAAAGTGA
- a CDS encoding acyl-CoA dehydrogenase family protein — protein MDFELTEEQRALVDLVDRILADHCGHERLAELEKDARGSGIGSVHDAQAWRALTAAGAVTALLPADGDLGIMGLALLAEVGGKHTAYVPVVAAIALGALPLARFGGHEDLLADVASGAKLATAALEEPGEPDSLTTTARRSEGDTFVLDGAKTMVPYGDLADVVLVPAALDDAPALFVVPRSALKVTPLLATGRQPYAELELDAVTVPQEALLARGAEALDWLRDLGTIAYAAEASGVCTEAVAMTARYTSTRKQFGEPIASFQAVAQRAADAFISAEALRLCMLHAAWLMDDAARGGHSSTPAEASADVAIAKFHAGDAGSRVLHAAQHLHGGIGVDTDYPLHRYFVRGQQIEQTLGTATRQLLRIGAHLAE, from the coding sequence ATGGATTTCGAGCTGACCGAGGAACAGCGGGCCCTGGTCGACCTCGTCGACCGGATCCTCGCCGACCACTGCGGCCACGAGCGCCTGGCCGAGCTGGAGAAGGACGCGCGCGGCAGCGGGATCGGCTCCGTGCACGACGCGCAGGCCTGGCGCGCGCTCACCGCCGCCGGAGCCGTCACCGCGCTGCTCCCCGCCGACGGCGACCTGGGGATCATGGGCTTGGCGCTGCTCGCCGAAGTCGGCGGAAAGCACACGGCCTACGTCCCCGTCGTGGCGGCGATCGCCCTCGGGGCCCTTCCGCTGGCGCGCTTCGGCGGCCACGAGGACCTGCTCGCCGACGTCGCCTCCGGCGCCAAGCTGGCCACTGCCGCCCTGGAAGAGCCCGGAGAACCCGACTCCCTCACCACTACTGCGCGCCGCAGCGAGGGCGACACCTTTGTCCTGGACGGCGCAAAGACGATGGTCCCGTATGGCGACCTGGCCGATGTCGTTCTCGTCCCGGCCGCTCTCGACGACGCGCCCGCGCTGTTCGTCGTCCCGCGCTCCGCTCTTAAGGTGACGCCGCTACTGGCCACCGGACGGCAGCCCTATGCGGAACTGGAACTAGACGCGGTAACCGTTCCTCAAGAGGCGCTTCTAGCGCGCGGCGCAGAGGCTCTGGACTGGCTCCGCGATCTGGGCACCATCGCCTACGCCGCCGAGGCGTCCGGCGTGTGTACCGAAGCAGTCGCCATGACCGCGCGCTACACCAGTACCCGCAAGCAGTTCGGCGAGCCGATCGCCTCCTTCCAGGCCGTGGCCCAGCGCGCCGCCGACGCCTTCATCAGTGCCGAAGCCCTCCGGCTGTGCATGCTGCACGCCGCGTGGCTCATGGACGACGCCGCGCGCGGAGGCCACTCCTCCACTCCTGCAGAGGCCTCTGCAGACGTCGCTATAGCGAAGTTCCACGCAGGGGACGCAGGCTCCCGCGTCCTGCACGCCGCGCAGCACTTGCACGGCGGCATCGGCGTGGACACGGACTACCCGCTGCACCGCTACTTCGTCCGGGGCCAGCAGATCGAGCAGACCCTCGGCACCGCCACCCGGCAGCTCCTCCGCATCGGCGCACACCTGGCAGAGTAA
- a CDS encoding acyl-CoA dehydrogenase family protein, with protein MRIAYTEAQAQLRDTLRSYFAELVTPEVAEEMSGGEFGGPRSREAVRRMGRDGWLGVGWPEEYGGQGFTPVEQFVFFDEAQRAGAPVPFLTVNAVGPAIMRFGSAKQKAEILPRILAGECMFAIGYSEPDSGTDLASLKTRAVLEPDGKHYVVNGQKIFTSLSDHADYVWLACRTDPGAPERTGKKHKGISILMVPTSDPGFSYTPIHTIGEASTYATYYTDLRVPAENVIGEPGEGWRVITTQLNHERVALCSSGSLERPFTEVVEWARQTKLADGTRVIDREWVRVHLARIQAKLAALRLFNWKVAASAELDVADASATKVWGTELYCEAYGLLLEVLGAAGALKKESPGALLAGRVERAYRGVLILTFGGGTNEIQRDLIALFGLDMPRIPRH; from the coding sequence ATGCGGATCGCGTACACCGAGGCGCAGGCGCAGCTGCGCGACACACTCCGCTCCTACTTCGCCGAGCTGGTCACCCCCGAGGTCGCCGAGGAGATGTCCGGCGGCGAGTTCGGCGGGCCGCGCAGCCGGGAAGCGGTGCGGCGGATGGGCCGGGACGGGTGGCTGGGCGTCGGGTGGCCCGAGGAGTACGGCGGACAGGGGTTCACGCCTGTCGAGCAGTTCGTGTTCTTCGACGAGGCCCAGCGCGCCGGTGCCCCGGTGCCGTTCCTCACCGTCAACGCCGTGGGGCCGGCCATCATGCGGTTCGGCTCTGCAAAGCAGAAAGCAGAGATCCTTCCGCGCATCCTCGCCGGTGAGTGCATGTTCGCCATCGGCTACTCCGAGCCGGATTCCGGGACCGACCTGGCCAGTCTGAAGACCCGCGCCGTGCTGGAACCCGACGGGAAGCACTACGTCGTCAACGGCCAGAAGATCTTCACCTCGCTCTCCGACCACGCCGACTACGTCTGGCTCGCCTGCCGCACCGACCCCGGCGCCCCGGAGCGCACCGGCAAGAAGCACAAGGGCATCTCGATCCTGATGGTCCCGACCTCGGACCCGGGCTTCAGCTACACCCCGATCCACACCATCGGCGAGGCCTCCACCTACGCCACCTACTACACCGACCTGCGCGTCCCGGCGGAGAACGTCATCGGCGAGCCCGGCGAGGGCTGGCGCGTCATCACCACGCAGCTCAACCACGAGCGCGTCGCGCTGTGCTCCTCCGGATCCCTGGAGCGCCCCTTCACCGAGGTCGTGGAGTGGGCCCGGCAGACCAAGCTCGCCGACGGCACCCGCGTCATCGACCGCGAGTGGGTCCGCGTCCACCTGGCGCGCATCCAGGCCAAGCTCGCCGCGCTGCGCCTGTTCAACTGGAAGGTCGCCGCCTCCGCGGAACTGGACGTCGCCGACGCCTCCGCGACCAAGGTCTGGGGCACCGAGCTCTACTGCGAGGCGTACGGCCTGCTCCTGGAAGTCCTCGGCGCGGCCGGCGCGCTGAAGAAGGAGTCCCCCGGCGCCCTGCTCGCCGGCCGCGTCGAACGCGCCTATCGCGGCGTCCTGATCCTCACCTTCGGCGGCGGCACCAACGAGATCCAGCGCGACCTGATCGCCCTGTTCGGGCTCGACATGCCCCGCATCCCCCGCCACTAG
- a CDS encoding DUF5336 domain-containing protein — MSMPGGASGDGEDSVPDAPGQQANQPPQQPEPPRAPSQPQQPQASSQPPPHQPAQSGPHHAPLPVPGQPPHAQPPPAPGQPPHQQPPHQHPLPRAAVTVPLGKMLYLCVAALGVINLFLGYVSAGDGDSMNLYKVGVAIYALAPTMFFLAGLVAVREFLPRERAPGALPAMITTAIFVTLVLSAISSDGAGDLQTLFLVFGAVQFVLAWLAYVFDVGIIGARR, encoded by the coding sequence ATGAGCATGCCGGGTGGAGCCAGCGGGGACGGCGAGGATTCGGTGCCCGACGCGCCGGGGCAGCAGGCGAATCAGCCGCCGCAGCAGCCTGAGCCGCCGCGCGCGCCGAGCCAGCCGCAGCAGCCGCAGGCATCGAGCCAGCCGCCACCGCACCAGCCCGCGCAATCAGGGCCGCACCATGCGCCGCTGCCCGTGCCAGGCCAGCCGCCGCATGCCCAGCCGCCGCCTGCGCCGGGTCAGCCACCCCACCAACAGCCGCCGCACCAACACCCGCTCCCGCGCGCCGCCGTCACTGTCCCGCTCGGCAAGATGCTCTACCTCTGCGTTGCGGCGCTCGGCGTGATCAACCTCTTCCTCGGCTACGTCAGTGCGGGCGACGGTGACTCCATGAACCTCTACAAGGTCGGGGTCGCCATCTACGCGCTCGCGCCGACCATGTTCTTCCTCGCCGGGCTGGTCGCGGTGCGCGAGTTCCTGCCTCGGGAGCGGGCGCCGGGGGCGTTGCCGGCGATGATCACCACGGCCATCTTCGTCACGCTGGTGCTCTCCGCGATCAGCTCCGACGGGGCCGGTGACCTGCAGACGCTGTTCCTCGTCTTCGGGGCCGTGCAGTTCGTGCTCGCTTGGTTGGCGTATGTGTTCGACGTCGGCATCATCGGCGCGCGCCGGTAG
- a CDS encoding pyridoxamine 5'-phosphate oxidase family protein: MSQRDRIRMSDDEIETFFAAARKLQIASANPDGTPHLVTMYYALLDGDLAFWTYGKSQKALNLRRDPRITCLLEDGIAYDELRGVTIYGEVELIEDFDRVVAFGMHLTARYPEVFGPDAEAMRPFVEQQAAKRVVVRVRAKRTASWDHSKM; this comes from the coding sequence ATGAGCCAGCGGGACCGCATCCGGATGTCCGATGATGAGATCGAAACCTTTTTCGCCGCCGCACGCAAGCTCCAGATCGCCTCGGCGAACCCCGACGGTACGCCGCACCTGGTGACGATGTACTACGCGCTACTGGACGGCGACCTGGCGTTCTGGACGTACGGGAAGTCGCAGAAGGCGCTGAACCTGCGGCGCGATCCGCGGATCACGTGCCTGCTGGAGGACGGGATCGCCTACGACGAGCTGCGCGGCGTCACGATCTACGGCGAGGTGGAGCTGATCGAGGACTTCGACCGGGTCGTGGCCTTCGGCATGCACCTCACGGCACGCTACCCGGAGGTCTTCGGCCCCGACGCCGAGGCGATGCGGCCCTTCGTGGAACAGCAGGCGGCCAAGCGCGTGGTGGTGCGGGTGCGGGCGAAGCGGACGGCGTCCTGGGACCACTCGAAGATGTGA
- a CDS encoding oxygenase MpaB family protein → MTARLTALTARPAVPNPARGLKAFVRREVNTSVHGARGLRLQERYANPPGDPGLFGPGSVTWRVHSDAPGMLMGGFASLMLQSLHPLAMAGVDQHSDFRTDAISRLNRTAAYVMSTSFGSTEVAEAAVAHVRDRVHPRINGTAPDGRPYSAADPHLLTWVHVAEVRCFLAGYERFGAPPLTPAERDRYYREVAVPARMLGAEDVPESASEVARYLRDMRPELQATEAAIEGIHFIRTYGETPGERAAVRLLMNGAAALLPDWAREPLRLGRPDAVRILIDRPLAQTAGRFIRWALQPSEIVGTAYERMGMTPPPQHLGWRSAPGTSRD, encoded by the coding sequence ATGACGGCAAGGCTCACCGCGCTCACCGCCCGCCCCGCGGTCCCCAACCCGGCCCGCGGGCTGAAGGCGTTCGTCCGGCGCGAAGTGAACACCAGCGTCCACGGCGCGCGCGGCCTCCGGCTCCAGGAGCGCTACGCCAACCCGCCCGGCGATCCGGGGCTGTTCGGCCCGGGCTCCGTGACCTGGCGCGTGCACTCGGACGCGCCGGGCATGCTGATGGGCGGCTTCGCCTCGCTGATGCTCCAGTCGCTGCATCCGCTGGCGATGGCCGGCGTCGACCAGCACTCCGACTTCCGCACCGACGCGATCTCGCGGCTCAACCGGACCGCCGCCTACGTGATGTCCACGAGCTTCGGCTCCACCGAAGTGGCCGAGGCGGCGGTCGCGCACGTCCGCGACCGCGTCCACCCCCGCATCAACGGCACCGCCCCCGACGGCCGCCCCTACAGCGCCGCCGACCCGCACCTGCTGACCTGGGTCCACGTCGCCGAGGTCCGCTGCTTCCTGGCCGGGTACGAGCGCTTCGGCGCGCCGCCGCTGACCCCCGCCGAACGCGACCGCTACTACCGCGAGGTCGCGGTCCCGGCGCGCATGCTCGGCGCGGAGGACGTGCCGGAGTCGGCGTCGGAGGTCGCGCGGTACCTGCGCGACATGCGCCCCGAGCTCCAGGCCACCGAGGCCGCGATCGAGGGCATCCACTTCATCCGGACCTACGGCGAAACGCCGGGGGAGCGCGCGGCGGTCCGGCTCCTGATGAACGGCGCCGCCGCGCTGCTCCCGGACTGGGCCCGCGAGCCGCTGCGGCTGGGCCGCCCCGACGCCGTACGCATCCTCATCGACCGTCCGCTCGCGCAGACCGCCGGGCGCTTCATCCGGTGGGCGTTGCAGCCCTCGGAGATCGTCGGCACGGCCTACGAGCGGATGGGCATGACGCCGCCGCCCCAGCACCTCGGGTGGCGGTCGGCGCCCGGCACGTCCCGCGACTAA